In Carya illinoinensis cultivar Pawnee chromosome 7, C.illinoinensisPawnee_v1, whole genome shotgun sequence, the following are encoded in one genomic region:
- the LOC122317263 gene encoding protein METHYLENE BLUE SENSITIVITY 1-like yields the protein MTGKAKPKKHTAKEIALKVDAATTNRGGGKAGLADRSGVDKGGHAKFECPHCKVTAPDIKSMQIHHDAKHPKVAFDEAKLVNRHATVAPDTSKARPGVRGSLKK from the coding sequence ATGACGGGAAAGGCTAAGCCGAAGAAGCACACGGCGAAGGAGATCGCGTTGAAGGTCGACGCGGCAACGACGAACCGGGGCGGTGGAAAGGCCGGGCTTGCTGATCGTTCCGGCGTGGATAAGGGCGGGCACGCCAAGTTCGAGTGCCCGCACTGCAAGGTGACGGCGCCGGACATCAAGTCGATGCAGATCCACCACGACGCGAAGCACCCGAAGGTCGCCTTCGACGAGGCCAAGCTCGTCAATCGCCACGCCACAGTTGCCCCTGACACCTCCAAGGCCCGTCCTGGTGTCCGTGGCAGCTTGAAGAAGTGA
- the LOC122316212 gene encoding uncharacterized protein LOC122316212, whose product MLKINGAAELENQETQSSSPALPLDGSLDASNYYSWARSVKRALRIKNKLGFIDGSLCEPTDPNDLLMEHWLRCNDVVITWMQNTMALDIKCSTTYAKTVHELWLELEQRFAQQNAPRIFEIKQAVTMLMQNQDVVSVYFSKLKTLIDELLNYETIPSCSCGGLKIVVQNQQRD is encoded by the exons ATGTTGAAGATCAATGGAGCTGCTGAGTTGGAGAACCAAGAAACACAGTCATCATCACCTGCATTACCATTGGATGGCAG CTTGGATGCTAGTAACTATTACTCATGGGCTCGATCAGTGAAGAGAGCattgagaataaaaaataagcttGGCTTCATTGATGGAAGCCTATGTGAGCCAACTGACCCAAATGACCTTCTCATGGAACATTGGCTGCGCTGCAATGATGTTGTAATCACTTGGATGCAAAATACCATGGCTCTTGATATCAAATGTAGCACAACATATGCAAAAACAGTACATGAACTTTGGCTTGAGTTAGAGCAACGTTTTGCACAACAAAATGCACCTCGAATCTTTGAGATCAAACAAGCTGTAACTATGCTGATGCAAAACCAAGATGTTGTAAGTGTTTATTTCTCCAAACTCAAAACTTTAATTGATGAGCTTTTGAACTATGAGACAATTCCAAGTTGCAGCTGTGGAGGCTTGAAAATTGTTGTACAAAACCAACAAAGGGATTGA